TGCTACTCCCTTTGTTGTATTCTATATTCTTTTAAACTCCAAAAAATATTTCATTTGTAACCAAACTTAATATTGATAATAACAGAATGAATCTTTTAGAGTACTCTTTTGGTTTTCCTCAAATTATAGATAGTACAACTCGAACATCCGAAATACCTAAAGGAGGACAACTAACTATTCTTTTAAAACCCACAAATAAAACAACCATTTTGGGACTTTGTTTACCACTCTCTATAAATAATACTTAAACTCTAAATTAAATGAAGAAACTTCTCATTTCCCCCCCCATATGCGCATTGCTTTTAATAAACTGTAAAGCTAAGGAACCAGAATCTGTATTAACAGCTCAAATAGCTTGTAAATGTGCTCATGAAGTTGAAGATATTGAAAGCAAAAGAGAATGCATAAAAAATGCCATCATAAAAAATAAAGACAATTTAGAAATAGAGTATAAAGACGAAAACATTCCTGTAATAAATGAAAACGGAGAACTAACCTCTTTCTATTTTTAAATTGTAGCAATGGCTATGTTACAATCAGAATGCCCAGATATAAATTTTTAATCAGTTATCAATATTGACAAAATTAAAAGCTAAAAAAACAGCCTTTTGAAATATTCTTTATTTAATATCCTTGGAGTATTCTGAGCCTTGGTTATAGACAAATGATATTAAAACATTTAACTGATACCAAATGAAAAAGGCTTAAATCCATATAACGAAAACACTTTAATCTATTATTTCTACCTATAGTCGATAATAATTGTAATCACTCATTTTAATTAGTATCTTATAGTATATGCCAATAATGGCGTGCAATTTTTTTATTAAATATTTTTTATGGCTTTTAAAGCAAAACTAAAATTAGGAGGACAAGAGTACAATGTGTTAAATTGCTCTTATGAATTACACCAAGAAACTGATGCAACGGGAAGACCTTCTTCTATTACTAGAGGTGGAAAGATAAAATTAACTGTAGAATCTACTGCTGACGTTAGCCTTTCTGACTGGATGTTTAACAACTTCGAACGCAAAGACGGTTCTATCGTTTACTTAAAAAGAGATAGTGAATCTACTTCTAAAGAGTTAAAATTTTCTGAAGGCTACATGGTCAAATACCGCGAAAACTTCGACTCCACTGGAAAAAACCCAATGTCTGAGTCTTTTGTAATTTCGGCTAAAGGTATTGGTATTGGAAATGGAGAGCATGTTAATGATTGGGTTTAAGTAAACTTATAATACATCATATTACTATTATAAAGAAAAGGTGTGGCTAATTGCCACACCTTTTCTTTATAATTTACAAAATTCAACTTCACTAGTTTTAATTTATAAAATTAAGAACTACAATGAAAAAGTTGTTAATACTATTAAAAATAACAACTAAAAAAATCTCATGCGATTTTTTTTTAGTTGTTAAAGTAAGTTATCAAACAAATGTTTATTAAAACTTGAACATTACACCAAATCTAGCTCCACCAAAAAAGTTGTTAAAAACATTTAAATCAGCGTTAAGGGTATCAACCGTTTCTTCATCACTAAGTTGAAATCCATCGAAAAAACGTTCTTCATATGTTATAGTTTTATATTTAATTAAGTC
This portion of the Olleya sp. Bg11-27 genome encodes:
- the tssD gene encoding type VI secretion system tube protein TssD, which codes for MAFKAKLKLGGQEYNVLNCSYELHQETDATGRPSSITRGGKIKLTVESTADVSLSDWMFNNFERKDGSIVYLKRDSESTSKELKFSEGYMVKYRENFDSTGKNPMSESFVISAKGIGIGNGEHVNDWV
- the tssD gene encoding type VI secretion system tube protein TssD, giving the protein MSFVTKLNIDNNRMNLLEYSFGFPQIIDSTTRTSEIPKGGQLTILLKPTNKTTILGLCLPLSINNT